Proteins from a genomic interval of Fusarium oxysporum Fo47 chromosome I, complete sequence:
- a CDS encoding major facilitator superfamily domain-containing protein — protein sequence MASQHEPQVDSSIVKTGAEESQSQLPICDWTDKAEVKLRRKIDFTILPMLMLGLFALQLDRGNVGYAMTTSFTEDLRINNDNVNTGNQLMLAAVVIFEIPFNMVLSRIGPALWLIIQILAWGTIATAQAAVHNKSGFYATRFLLGMWEAGYLAAALTILASFYTRKEMAMRATLVYVGNYCSAGVSGLLAGLIFKIPETSGLKKWQWLFIIDGLFTLVVGFVFILIMPRSTTNTLPLAGIKWFDLFTAADRDILAKRVILDDPRKHVKLSGISPKTALRILLTSFPMWGHFGINAISITPKGGLVFYTPTIIKNLGFGPSTASFLAAVSNFGVCILAILVSWVSDKTLSRGPLCLLCGVYSLAFSGVQLAVVGSSDVWMKYAILTLLGSGVAVSQSLNDAWFSINTADPQVRCIGLALAVAGSNVGGLAGQNIFVKSDAPYYRNGFLKILCLYAASIVLVAGGCKSQESLKILKR from the exons atggctTCCCAACATGAGCCCCAAGTGGACAGCTCCATTGTAAAAACAGGAGCGGAGGAGTCACAAAGTCAACTACCTATCTGTGACTGGACTGACAAGGCTGAAGTCAAGCTGAGAAGAAA AATCGACTTCACCATCTTACCCATGCTCATGCTCGGCCTTTTCGCCCTCCAACTCGACAGAGGAAACGTCGGCTACGCCATGACAACAAGCTTCACCGAAGATCTCCGCATAAACAACGATAACGTCAACACCGGAAACCAGCTCATGCTCGCAGCCGTCGTAATATTCGAGATACCTTTCAACATGGTCCTATCCCGAATCGGGCCTGCGCTTTGGCTGATTATCCAGATTTTGGCGTGGGGAACAATCGCAACGGCGCAAGCAGCTGTCCACAACAAATCGGGATTCTACGCCACGCGATTCCTGCTGGGAATGTGGGAAGCCGGATACCTTGCTGCTGCGCTGACGATTCTTGCGTCTTTTTACACGAGGAAGGAGATGGCAATGCGGGCTACGCTTGTGTATGTTGGGAATTACTGCTCTGCCGGTGTAAGCGGACTTCTCGCAGGCCTGATCTTCAAAATCCCAGAGACGAGCGGTTTGAAAAAATGGCAGTGGCTTTTCATCATCGACGGTCTCTTCACGCTGGTCGTTGGCTTCGTTTTCATCTTGATCATGCCTCGCTCGACTACCAACACGCTTCCACTTGCAGGTATCAAGTGGTTCGACCTGTTCACCGCCGCAGACAGGGACATCCTGGCCAAGCGCGTCATCCTCGATGATCCGCGCAAGCACGTGAAACTCTCTGGCATCAGCCCCAAGACTGCGCTGCGCATTCTCTTGACCAGCTTTCCAATGTGGGGTCATTTCGGCATTAAcgccatctccatcacaCCCAAAGGTGGTTTGGTTTTCTACACGcccaccatcatcaagaacctcggTTTCGGGCCATCCACTGCGAGCTTCCTGGCAGCCGTTAGTAACTTCGGCGTATGCATCTTGGCAATCCTCGTATCTTGGGTCAGCGACAAGACATTGTCTCGAGGACCTCTTTGCCTACTTTGCGGCGTGTACTCACTCGCTTTCTCGGGGGTTCAATTAGCTGTTGTCGGGAGTAGTGACGTCTGGATGAAGTACGCTATTCTAACACTTCTGGGTTCAGGAGTGGCGGTATCTCAGAGTCTCAATGATGCGTGGTTTAGCATCAATACTGCTGATCCGCAGGTCCGATGCATTGGGCTTGCACTGGCCGTTGCGGGCTCAAACGTGGGAGGACTCGCTGGACAGAATATCTTTGTGAAAAGTGACGCGCCATACTATCGCAATGGGTTTCTGAAGATCTTGTGCCTCTACGCGGCCAGTATTGTACTCGTTGCTG GAGGATGCAAAAGTCAggagagcttgaagataCTGAAGAGATAG
- a CDS encoding ankyrin repeat-containing domain protein — protein sequence INEVDEKGMTRLHRASYSGRVKDVEFLLTNGVEPGMKDTAGFTALHYAVLGGSEAVVRLLASRCSLREVIDEPDVKGNTALILATLRRNKPMVRALVDNAASLELQDSAGVTALHHAARLGFEGGVKLIINQSLDINMPDKQGYTAVHHAV from the coding sequence ATCAATGAGGTGGATGAGAAAGGCATGACTAGATTGCATCGAGCTTCTTATAGCGGACGGGTGAAGGACGTGGAGTTCCTCCTTACTAATGGCGTCGAGCCTGGGATGAAGGATACGGCTGGATTCACTGCACTCCACTATGCAGTGCTGGGAGGCTCGGAGGCGGTAGTGAGGCTTCTTGCATCAAGATGTTCTCTGAGGGAGGTCATTGACGAGCCTGATGTCAAGGGTAACACAGCGTTAATACTCGCAACCTTACGACGAAATAAGCCCATGGTGCGAGCTCTCGTTGACAATGCGGCATCTCTCGAACTTCAAGATTCAGCTGGCGTGACGGCACTCCATCATGCTGCCAGGCTAGGTTTTGAAGGTGGCGTCAAATTGATCATCAATCAATCTCTGGATATTAACATGCCAGACAAACAAGGTTACACGGCTGTCCATCATGCAGTC